The Pedobacter roseus genome contains a region encoding:
- a CDS encoding sulfatase-like hydrolase/transferase has protein sequence MNRFAIFLSLGLLLMMVCSGLNAQIKKAKATNIIIILTDDMGFSDVGAFGGKFVPTPNIDRIAGNGLKLTQYYSAAPICSPSRAGLLTGMYPGRWNFSTYLDNKKHNKNAQQADFLDPKAPTFAKFFKAAGYATGHFGKWHMGGGRDVKNAPGFEQYGFDAHASTYESPDPDPAITATDWIWSDKDSIKRWDRTKYFVDKTLEFLKQHPEQPCFVNLWPDDVHTPWVPRSETEYTGKFPMNPEEEAAFKLVLKEYDVQIGRLLDGLKQLGADQNTIVIFTSDNGPLPSFRGSRAEGLRGSKLSLYEGGTRMPFIISWPGHIAQGKTDDQSVVNALDLLPSLSKMAGIKLPGSYKGDGIDRSSVLMGNPSARIREMFWEYGRNDIAFKYPRPVDKSPNLAVRSGEWKLLMNSDGSDIQLYNINKDKKESNNLAESRTDIAGELKNKLLAWWQSLPKLGAK, from the coding sequence ATGAATAGGTTTGCTATTTTCTTGAGCTTAGGCCTTTTGCTGATGATGGTGTGCTCAGGTCTGAATGCCCAGATCAAAAAAGCAAAGGCAACAAATATCATTATTATCCTAACCGATGATATGGGTTTTAGCGATGTTGGCGCTTTTGGTGGAAAATTTGTTCCCACACCGAATATAGATCGTATTGCCGGTAATGGTTTAAAACTAACCCAGTATTATAGCGCAGCACCAATATGCTCTCCATCAAGGGCAGGATTACTTACGGGCATGTATCCTGGCAGGTGGAATTTTAGTACTTACCTGGATAATAAAAAGCATAACAAAAATGCCCAGCAGGCCGATTTCCTCGATCCTAAAGCGCCGACCTTTGCTAAGTTTTTCAAAGCTGCAGGTTATGCAACGGGCCACTTCGGGAAATGGCACATGGGCGGCGGACGTGATGTTAAAAATGCACCCGGATTTGAGCAGTATGGTTTTGATGCACATGCCAGCACTTACGAAAGCCCGGACCCTGATCCCGCAATAACTGCAACTGATTGGATATGGTCTGACAAAGACAGTATCAAACGTTGGGACCGGACCAAATATTTTGTAGATAAAACCCTCGAATTTTTAAAGCAGCACCCTGAGCAGCCCTGCTTTGTAAATCTTTGGCCGGATGATGTGCACACGCCCTGGGTACCCCGTAGCGAAACGGAATATACTGGCAAATTTCCAATGAATCCGGAAGAAGAAGCCGCATTTAAACTGGTGTTGAAAGAATATGATGTCCAGATTGGAAGGCTGTTGGATGGATTGAAACAGCTTGGGGCAGATCAAAATACCATTGTTATTTTTACCAGTGATAACGGGCCTTTACCAAGTTTTAGGGGCAGTAGGGCTGAAGGTTTAAGGGGATCAAAACTCTCACTTTATGAGGGAGGCACCAGGATGCCATTTATCATAAGCTGGCCTGGCCACATCGCCCAGGGTAAAACCGATGACCAATCGGTTGTGAATGCACTGGATCTTTTGCCTTCACTCTCTAAAATGGCCGGAATCAAATTGCCTGGCAGTTATAAAGGAGATGGTATTGACCGGAGCAGCGTGCTAATGGGAAATCCCTCGGCAAGAATCAGGGAGATGTTCTGGGAGTACGGGCGAAATGATATTGCTTTCAAATACCCCAGGCCGGTTGATAAAAGCCCAAATCTGGCAGTCCGCTCTGGTGAGTGGAAACTGTTAATGAACAGTGATGGCAGTGATATCCAGTTATACAATATCAATAAGGATAAAAAGGAAAGCAATAACCTGGCAGAAAGCAGGACAGACATAGCAGGTGAACTAAAAAATAAATTACTGGCCTGGTGGCAATCGCTTCCAAAGCTTGGTGCAAAATAA
- a CDS encoding MraY family glycosyltransferase — MAIFTLAFSIVILSIPSVIYTSLKYGLFDKNDLHRKTHKRNISRLGGLAIVGSFTISILLFSSIINFREANFLIASSIILSALGLKDDVYGTNTSTKFVLQIVVAFILVFFGAFRLTSLYGVLGIGDMAPIYGGLFSIALIIFLNNAFNLIDGIDGLAGGIGIFTSLTFGLLFSLMGQIPYAFIAFALAGAVGGFVKYNWYPAKIFMGDTGALIIGLISAALAIKFIELNKFTGKNHPAFYSAPAIAVSILIVPIFDSLRVFTVRIIKGRSPFRGDRNHIHHRLEKLGLKPSLIVLSTLGFNIIILAATMALQHLGNFVLILIIIGICMVFNSVLTISLLRKAKK, encoded by the coding sequence TTGGCCATTTTTACACTGGCCTTCTCTATTGTAATTTTAAGTATTCCAAGCGTAATTTATACTTCATTGAAGTATGGGCTTTTCGATAAAAATGATCTGCACCGTAAAACCCATAAACGCAATATTTCCCGTTTGGGTGGTTTGGCCATTGTAGGTAGTTTCACCATCAGTATCCTGCTCTTCTCATCGATCATTAATTTTAGGGAAGCCAATTTTTTAATTGCTTCAAGTATCATTCTCTCCGCATTGGGTTTAAAGGATGATGTTTATGGGACCAATACCAGTACCAAGTTTGTACTGCAGATTGTGGTTGCCTTTATCCTCGTATTCTTTGGTGCTTTCCGCCTAACCAGTTTATATGGAGTACTGGGCATTGGTGATATGGCACCTATTTACGGCGGACTTTTTTCCATCGCGCTGATTATTTTCCTCAACAATGCATTTAACCTCATTGATGGTATTGATGGACTGGCAGGCGGAATAGGTATTTTCACCAGTTTGACTTTCGGCCTGCTTTTTTCCTTAATGGGACAGATTCCTTATGCGTTTATAGCTTTTGCACTGGCAGGGGCGGTGGGAGGATTTGTAAAATACAACTGGTACCCGGCAAAGATTTTTATGGGCGATACCGGGGCTTTGATCATCGGACTTATTTCTGCGGCATTGGCCATCAAGTTTATTGAACTTAATAAGTTTACCGGCAAAAACCATCCTGCCTTTTATTCTGCACCCGCAATTGCAGTATCGATATTGATTGTACCGATATTCGATTCTTTAAGGGTTTTCACGGTAAGGATTATAAAAGGAAGATCGCCATTTAGGGGCGACCGTAACCACATTCACCACCGGTTGGAAAAACTGGGTTTAAAACCCAGTCTGATCGTCCTTTCTACTTTAGGGTTTAATATCATTATCCTCGCCGCCACTATGGCCCTTCAGCATCTGGGGAACTTCGTTTTAATCCTCATCATTATCGGTATCTGCATGGTATTCAATAGTGTGCTCACCATTAGCCTATTGCGAAAGGCAAAAAAATAG
- a CDS encoding polysaccharide biosynthesis/export family protein yields MFVSCASRKEHSLFNAASDIVTDTIKQVYVVNDQGISDAYYKIKVNDQLAIRNLQNKEFGANTSSSNSTGFNQTASGTINNTLSYLVDTDGKVNLPAIGKVEVLGLSRRDAAIKIQDLYAKQLLRDPIIELSVVNLKVTLLGEFGRQGNFLLERENTTLIDIIGEAGGINKTADPKTLKIIRGDRSHPEIIYVNLNDINSLASKKLVLQNNDIIVLQQTKSAALSEKLTSVNNIVQPFLVVVNLAVLIFTLTR; encoded by the coding sequence ATGTTTGTAAGCTGTGCCTCGCGTAAAGAGCATAGTCTGTTTAATGCGGCAAGTGATATTGTTACCGACACCATTAAACAGGTGTATGTGGTAAATGATCAGGGCATTAGTGATGCTTATTATAAAATAAAGGTGAATGATCAATTGGCGATCCGAAATTTGCAAAATAAAGAATTTGGCGCTAACACATCATCCAGCAATAGTACAGGATTCAATCAAACAGCAAGTGGAACCATTAATAACACACTTTCTTACCTGGTAGATACTGATGGAAAAGTAAACCTGCCCGCTATCGGTAAAGTAGAGGTGTTAGGCCTGAGCAGAAGGGATGCAGCAATAAAAATACAAGATCTATATGCCAAACAACTACTGCGCGATCCGATTATAGAACTTAGCGTGGTAAATTTAAAGGTTACCTTATTAGGCGAATTTGGCCGACAAGGTAATTTCTTACTGGAGCGGGAAAATACAACCCTCATTGACATTATTGGTGAAGCAGGTGGCATAAACAAAACAGCAGATCCTAAAACACTCAAAATCATCCGCGGTGACAGAAGTCATCCGGAAATCATCTATGTTAACCTAAATGATATCAATAGTTTGGCGAGTAAAAAGCTTGTGCTTCAAAATAACGACATCATTGTACTTCAGCAAACCAAAAGTGCTGCACTTAGCGAAAAGTTAACAAGTGTAAACAATATTGTACAGCCCTTTCTTGTAGTAGTCAATCTTGCTGTACTAATCTTTACCCTCACCCGCTAA
- a CDS encoding glycosyltransferase family 2 protein, whose amino-acid sequence MKISLITVIYNGEAFLQECFNSVIQQNYPDVEYIVIDGGSTDKTLSIISQNQSHIGYFISEKDKGLYDAINKGIQKAAGDIIGVLNADDMFASNDVLTSVAKTFMANPTIDGLYGDLDYIHPDTNKVIRKWRSKQTTLTDLKRGWMPAHPTLYLRKELFEKYGIYALDLGTAADYELILRYFYTHRIKTVYLPLLMVKMRMGGLSNQSLKSRYYAFINDYKALKRNKVPNPFFVLFKKKLSKLGQF is encoded by the coding sequence ATGAAAATATCCCTCATCACCGTAATTTATAATGGCGAAGCCTTTTTACAGGAGTGTTTTAATTCTGTGATCCAACAGAATTATCCTGATGTAGAATATATTGTAATTGACGGAGGATCAACAGATAAAACGCTGAGTATCATTAGTCAGAACCAATCTCATATCGGTTATTTTATTTCGGAGAAAGATAAAGGGCTTTACGATGCCATTAATAAAGGGATTCAAAAAGCTGCAGGTGATATTATCGGAGTTTTGAATGCGGATGATATGTTTGCAAGTAACGATGTGTTAACTTCAGTTGCGAAAACTTTTATGGCCAATCCAACAATTGATGGACTTTATGGTGACCTGGATTATATTCATCCGGATACAAATAAAGTGATTAGAAAGTGGCGGTCAAAACAAACAACCCTTACTGATTTAAAAAGAGGGTGGATGCCTGCTCATCCAACTTTATACCTTAGAAAGGAACTTTTTGAAAAATACGGAATCTATGCTCTTGATTTAGGTACTGCTGCCGATTACGAACTGATATTACGGTATTTTTATACCCATCGAATAAAGACAGTATATCTGCCGCTGTTAATGGTGAAGATGCGGATGGGTGGGTTAAGCAATCAATCGTTAAAAAGCAGGTATTATGCTTTTATTAATGATTATAAGGCATTAAAAAGAAACAAAGTGCCAAATCCATTTTTTGTGTTGTTTAAAAAGAAACTCAGCAAACTCGGCCAGTTTTAG
- a CDS encoding GNAT family N-acetyltransferase — protein sequence MVKFILPEEVLPLRSLVLRNGKPFEACVFDGDLAYDTFHLGFLKDGEIKSIATFMRNDFFPDEGEGYQLRGMATHPEAGGKGCGAALVTFAIEYLKEYNTDYLWCNARSTAAAFYKKIGFTTESPEFDIPGIGFHYEMKLNLKSK from the coding sequence ATGGTCAAATTTATTCTCCCGGAAGAAGTTCTACCTTTAAGAAGCCTGGTTTTACGCAATGGCAAACCATTTGAAGCATGTGTTTTCGATGGCGATTTGGCTTATGATACCTTTCACCTTGGCTTTTTAAAAGATGGAGAGATAAAATCCATTGCCACTTTTATGCGCAACGATTTTTTTCCTGACGAAGGCGAGGGCTATCAGCTCCGCGGCATGGCTACCCATCCCGAAGCAGGAGGGAAGGGCTGCGGTGCTGCATTGGTTACTTTTGCCATTGAGTACCTCAAAGAATACAATACCGATTATTTATGGTGTAATGCCCGCTCAACGGCGGCCGCGTTTTACAAAAAGATCGGTTTTACGACCGAATCGCCTGAATTTGATATCCCCGGCATCGGGTTCCATTACGAAATGAAATTAAACTTAAAATCAAAATAA
- a CDS encoding phosphoglycerate kinase, with protein MNTIDQFDFKDKKALIRVDFNVPLDDEFNITDDKRIRAALPTISKILKDGGSVILMSHLGRPKDGPTDKYSLKHILTDLSALVGVEVKFADDCIGESAVNQAADLKPGEVLLLENLRFYKEEEKGDVAFAEKLSKLGDVYVNDAFGTAHRAHASTSIIAQFFPEAKYFGYLMASEVENAEKILNHAERPFTAIMGGAKVSDKILLIEKLLDKVDNLIIGGGMAYTFAKAQGGEIGTSLLEADKQELSLELIEKAKAKGVNLILPVDTVIADRFANDADKKDVTSGEIPADWMGLDIGPKSVALFQDVIKNSKTLLWNGPMGVFEMESFQVGTKAVAEAVVAATKDNGAFSLIGGGDSAAAIAKFGLEDEVSYVSTGGGALLEYMEGKELPGVKAING; from the coding sequence ATGAATACAATTGACCAGTTCGACTTTAAAGATAAAAAAGCCTTAATCAGGGTAGATTTTAATGTGCCTTTGGATGATGAATTTAATATCACCGATGATAAAAGGATCAGGGCTGCTTTGCCAACCATTTCTAAAATTTTAAAAGATGGTGGTTCAGTTATTTTAATGTCGCACTTAGGCCGTCCCAAAGATGGACCGACCGATAAATATTCGTTAAAACATATCTTAACTGATTTATCTGCTTTGGTAGGTGTTGAAGTTAAATTTGCTGACGATTGTATTGGCGAAAGCGCGGTAAATCAGGCAGCTGATTTAAAACCAGGTGAAGTTTTATTGTTGGAAAACCTTCGCTTCTACAAAGAAGAAGAAAAAGGTGATGTTGCCTTCGCCGAGAAATTATCAAAATTAGGTGATGTTTACGTAAACGACGCTTTTGGTACAGCACACCGTGCACATGCTTCAACTTCAATTATTGCGCAGTTTTTCCCTGAGGCAAAATACTTTGGTTATTTAATGGCTTCAGAAGTGGAAAATGCAGAGAAAATCCTAAACCATGCAGAAAGACCATTTACAGCCATTATGGGCGGTGCTAAAGTATCTGACAAAATTCTTTTGATCGAAAAATTATTAGATAAAGTAGATAACCTGATTATTGGTGGTGGTATGGCATATACTTTCGCCAAAGCACAAGGCGGGGAAATAGGTACTTCATTATTAGAAGCAGATAAACAGGAACTTTCTTTAGAACTGATCGAAAAAGCAAAAGCCAAAGGGGTAAACCTGATTTTGCCTGTTGATACGGTAATTGCCGACCGTTTTGCAAATGATGCAGATAAAAAAGATGTGACTTCTGGTGAAATTCCTGCAGATTGGATGGGACTGGATATCGGCCCTAAATCTGTTGCTTTGTTCCAGGATGTCATCAAAAATTCTAAAACTTTATTATGGAACGGCCCGATGGGTGTTTTCGAAATGGAAAGTTTCCAGGTAGGTACCAAGGCAGTTGCAGAAGCAGTTGTAGCGGCTACTAAAGATAACGGTGCCTTCTCATTGATCGGTGGTGGCGATTCGGCTGCAGCGATTGCTAAATTTGGTTTAGAAGATGAGGTAAGCTATGTTTCTACCGGTGGTGGTGCTTTGCTTGAATATATGGAAGGTAAAGAATTGCCGGGTGTTAAAGCCATAAACGGATAA
- a CDS encoding DoxX family protein, giving the protein MKEENIKTTARILLGAGLITAGIGHLTFARKPFQAQVPDWVPLKKDDTVVYSGFVEIALGTALVLAPKKYEDLIGKVAAGLFVGVFPGNISQYTHKRSAFGLNTDNKRLLRLFFQPALVYWALKSTQKP; this is encoded by the coding sequence ATGAAAGAAGAAAACATTAAAACTACAGCAAGAATATTATTAGGGGCAGGTTTGATTACCGCCGGGATCGGTCATCTGACCTTTGCGCGTAAACCTTTCCAGGCACAGGTGCCGGATTGGGTTCCCTTAAAAAAAGATGATACAGTCGTATATTCGGGTTTTGTTGAAATTGCATTGGGCACAGCTTTAGTCCTTGCACCCAAAAAATATGAAGATTTAATCGGTAAAGTAGCTGCAGGTTTGTTTGTTGGCGTATTCCCTGGAAATATCTCCCAATACACCCATAAACGCAGCGCCTTCGGACTTAATACTGATAATAAACGACTTTTACGCCTGTTTTTTCAACCGGCATTGGTTTATTGGGCATTAAAATCTACTCAAAAACCTTAA
- a CDS encoding GumC family protein: protein MDNTTPTENNKLASQTINYWKIALIFLSRWYWVAGTVLISFILAWLYVRSITPIYITSASLKLDGDQQQQMASLPGSPINYRPFNQNQIQTEGIIMRSEDVILNALKNLDYKISYYLEGRVRVTELYPKQPFQVDILTQDSVNFSRATYSVKPVDSKTFELFSSDDNNKNAKKYRYGQAINAGNMVFTVKTEIPSAGNYSFKFNGVRDLYGRAAGGLNVFEQEKNTNIMGVTHTDSNPVFSANVLNEIIKQYVKNDAQLKKRSAKQTIDYLDSQIAFLDAQVNKSGNKLSAFQSNNKLIDPNSDKQISSSKLSNLQNQIAELQLQELGIQQLETQVKNNKDRIQLNLNLEGTNSTLLTGLITQLNGLILNRENKLQNFNADAQPIQDINRQINEVKQAIVTNIRLLHERNQKTISYINGQIGQANQALGSIPAKQNDFAKLQSNFDINQRMFSMLFERKLSAQISSAAVIAGATIISVAQPSFYPISPVPKKIYSSYLFMGLFSGLGLILLVRILNPYLYDIETIEGLTATPIIGVILKYPKKVQPGESVLSIERPKSIFAESVRSVRTNLSFMASDQDTKVICITSEVSGEGKSFVSLNLAGTLSIIEKKVIIIAADLRKSKLHHAFGSDNRIGLSSYLSKQAGLSDIIFTDERHNIDYITSGPVPPNPSELLHHKAMETLIEKLRETYEYIIIDTAPVGLVSDSIPLIRKADVNLFIIRSGVSKFRAATIPDRLSKEYGLNNIAIILNSFGDEKLHANIYTTNYAHSNTGTYYYSNYTGYGKSGYYDDEKSWWEFWKKKG from the coding sequence ATGGATAATACGACACCAACCGAAAATAACAAGTTAGCCAGCCAGACCATTAATTATTGGAAAATTGCCCTGATTTTCCTGAGCAGATGGTATTGGGTTGCGGGAACAGTACTGATCAGTTTTATTCTGGCCTGGTTATACGTGCGCAGTATTACCCCTATTTATATTACTTCTGCTTCGCTAAAATTAGATGGCGATCAGCAGCAACAGATGGCTTCGCTTCCTGGTTCACCGATAAATTACCGTCCTTTTAATCAGAATCAGATACAGACTGAAGGGATTATTATGCGCTCGGAAGATGTAATTTTAAACGCGTTAAAAAATCTTGATTATAAAATCAGTTATTATTTAGAAGGAAGGGTACGCGTAACCGAACTTTATCCTAAACAACCTTTTCAGGTAGATATTTTAACCCAGGATTCTGTTAATTTCAGTAGGGCCACCTATTCGGTTAAACCAGTTGATAGCAAAACTTTCGAGTTATTCAGTAGCGACGATAATAACAAGAATGCAAAAAAATATCGGTATGGTCAGGCAATTAATGCCGGGAATATGGTATTCACGGTTAAAACCGAAATCCCTTCTGCCGGCAATTATAGTTTCAAATTCAACGGGGTTAGAGATTTGTATGGTAGGGCTGCAGGAGGATTAAACGTATTTGAACAGGAGAAAAACACCAATATCATGGGCGTTACCCATACGGACAGCAATCCGGTATTTTCTGCGAATGTGCTCAACGAGATCATCAAACAATATGTAAAGAATGATGCTCAGCTCAAAAAAAGATCAGCCAAACAAACCATTGATTATTTAGATAGCCAGATTGCATTTCTGGATGCACAGGTTAATAAATCAGGCAATAAACTCTCTGCTTTTCAAAGCAATAATAAACTAATCGATCCAAATAGCGACAAGCAAATAAGCAGTTCGAAACTTAGTAATTTACAAAACCAGATTGCCGAACTTCAATTGCAGGAACTTGGCATTCAACAATTAGAAACCCAGGTAAAAAACAATAAAGACCGAATACAACTTAACCTTAACCTGGAAGGTACCAATAGTACGCTGTTGACTGGTTTGATTACCCAACTTAACGGGCTTATTCTGAACCGGGAAAATAAATTACAAAATTTCAATGCCGATGCACAGCCTATTCAGGATATTAACCGACAGATTAATGAAGTAAAACAGGCCATTGTAACCAATATCCGGTTACTCCACGAGCGCAACCAAAAAACCATTAGTTATATTAACGGACAGATTGGCCAGGCCAATCAGGCACTTGGTAGCATACCGGCCAAACAAAATGATTTCGCCAAGTTGCAGAGTAACTTTGATATCAACCAACGGATGTTCTCGATGTTGTTTGAAAGAAAACTCTCAGCGCAGATCAGCTCTGCAGCGGTGATAGCCGGTGCTACCATTATCAGTGTAGCTCAGCCTTCTTTTTATCCTATTTCTCCGGTCCCTAAAAAGATTTATTCTTCTTACCTGTTTATGGGCTTATTTTCGGGCCTGGGCTTAATTTTATTGGTCAGGATTCTAAATCCGTATCTCTACGATATTGAAACCATCGAAGGCTTAACCGCAACACCGATTATTGGTGTAATTTTAAAATATCCGAAAAAGGTTCAGCCAGGTGAAAGTGTTTTATCAATTGAGCGGCCAAAATCAATATTTGCCGAATCCGTTAGATCTGTCAGAACAAACTTAAGCTTTATGGCAAGTGATCAGGATACCAAGGTAATCTGCATCACTTCTGAAGTTTCGGGTGAAGGAAAATCGTTCGTCAGCTTAAATCTTGCCGGTACACTCTCTATTATTGAGAAAAAAGTAATCATTATAGCTGCTGATTTACGTAAATCAAAACTTCACCATGCTTTTGGTTCTGATAACCGGATTGGTTTAAGCAGTTATTTATCTAAACAGGCTGGCTTATCCGATATTATCTTTACAGATGAAAGGCACAACATCGATTACATTACCTCGGGGCCGGTACCGCCAAACCCTTCAGAGCTTTTGCACCACAAAGCAATGGAAACACTCATCGAAAAACTTAGGGAAACCTATGAATATATCATTATAGATACAGCCCCCGTTGGACTGGTATCAGACTCGATACCGTTGATCAGAAAAGCGGATGTGAATCTTTTTATAATCCGTTCGGGTGTTTCGAAATTCAGGGCTGCAACCATCCCCGATCGCTTATCAAAAGAATACGGGCTTAATAACATTGCCATCATCTTAAATTCATTTGGTGATGAAAAATTACATGCCAATATCTACACCACTAACTATGCCCATAGCAATACAGGAACTTATTACTATTCGAATTATACCGGGTATGGAAAAAGTGGCTATTACGATGATGAAAAGAGCTGGTGGGAGTTTTGGAAGAAAAAAGGGTAA
- the gap gene encoding type I glyceraldehyde-3-phosphate dehydrogenase, translating to MRLAINGFGRIGRTFLRLALAEGFEVVAINDLADAKTMAHLFKYDTVHGVFAGKVSAKPDSLVIGQLSIPVFAIKEADELPWSALRVDVVIDCTGKNLTRAAAEKHITAGAKQVLISAPAAEDIPMVVLGVNDDQIDLKSPILSNASCTTNNIAPMIKILNDNWGVEEGYITTIHSMTGDQNLHDANHKDLRRARAASSSIIPTTTGAAKAITHIFPELEGRLGGAGIRVPVLNGSLTDFTCLLKKKTTIEEINDAFKNAAENELKNLLEYTEDPIVSIDIIDNPHSCIFDSLLTSIVGDLVKVVGWYDNEYGYSSRLIDVVRKIETLSKG from the coding sequence ATGAGGCTGGCAATAAATGGTTTTGGTAGAATAGGAAGAACATTTTTACGCTTGGCATTGGCTGAGGGATTCGAAGTGGTGGCAATCAATGATCTTGCCGACGCGAAAACCATGGCCCATTTATTTAAATACGATACCGTTCACGGTGTTTTTGCAGGTAAAGTTTCAGCAAAGCCTGATTCGCTTGTAATCGGTCAGCTTTCTATTCCTGTATTTGCTATAAAAGAAGCTGATGAGCTGCCATGGTCAGCATTGCGGGTTGATGTGGTGATTGATTGTACGGGTAAAAACCTGACCAGAGCGGCGGCGGAAAAACACATTACCGCAGGCGCAAAGCAGGTACTCATTTCTGCGCCAGCTGCAGAAGATATACCAATGGTGGTATTGGGTGTTAACGATGATCAGATCGATCTGAAAAGTCCGATACTCTCCAACGCAAGCTGCACCACAAACAATATTGCCCCGATGATCAAAATCCTGAACGATAACTGGGGGGTAGAAGAAGGATACATTACCACCATCCACTCGATGACGGGCGATCAGAACCTGCACGATGCGAACCATAAGGACCTGCGCAGGGCAAGGGCAGCATCTTCATCCATTATTCCAACTACAACGGGTGCAGCCAAAGCCATTACCCATATTTTTCCGGAGCTTGAGGGACGCTTGGGTGGCGCTGGCATCAGGGTTCCGGTTTTAAACGGTTCACTGACAGATTTTACTTGTCTTTTGAAAAAGAAAACAACCATCGAAGAAATCAATGACGCCTTTAAAAATGCTGCCGAAAATGAGCTCAAAAACTTACTGGAATATACCGAAGACCCGATCGTATCTATTGATATCATCGATAATCCACATTCCTGTATATTCGACTCCCTGTTAACCTCCATCGTCGGCGATCTGGTTAAGGTAGTAGGCTGGTATGATAATGAATATGGTTACAGCAGCCGTTTAATCGATGTTGTCAGAAAAATCGAAACGCTTTCTAAAGGTTGA